A region from the Lycium barbarum isolate Lr01 chromosome 8, ASM1917538v2, whole genome shotgun sequence genome encodes:
- the LOC132607924 gene encoding uncharacterized protein LOC132607924 produces the protein MTGFAKFVKDLLTTKRFVQQETVNLTHRMSSIIASTTVQKKGDLEEFTIPCDIYLHVFAGALCDNGASINLMPHAIFKQFGLRMPRPTSMRLQMADRSIKKPAGVIDAVLVQVGKFMLPADFIIPDCAVDKYISIILGRHSLPRAERLWTLKRMKLSSE, from the coding sequence ATGACCGGATTTGCTAAAtttgtgaaagacctgcttacGACGAAAAGGTTTGTTCAACAagagacagtgaatttaactcaCCGCATGAGTTCaattattgcttccaccacagttcagaagaagggagatctAGAGGAATTTACCATTCCGTGTGATATTTATCTTCATGTATTCGCtggtgctctgtgtgataatggggcgagtatcaaTCTAATGCCCCATGCTATTTTCAAGCAATTTGGATTGAGAATGcctagaccgacttctatgcGATTACAAATGGCGGACAGATCCATCAAGAAGCCAGCTGGGGTTATAGATGCTGTGTTAGtacaagtgggtaagttcatgttgcctgCTGATTTCATTATTCCGGATTGTGCGGTTGACAAATATATTTCCATCATCTTGGGAAGACATTCCTTGCCACGGGCAGAGCGCTTATggactctgaaaagaatgaaattaagttccgAGTAA